From Zhongshania aliphaticivorans, one genomic window encodes:
- a CDS encoding DUF1289 domain-containing protein, which produces MSVEIKEKPVASPCVSVCALDEYDICTGCYRSLNEISDWSALSNMAKREVIFLANQRCRSKYDL; this is translated from the coding sequence ATGAGCGTAGAGATAAAAGAGAAGCCGGTGGCCTCGCCTTGTGTGTCGGTCTGCGCCTTGGATGAGTACGATATCTGTACAGGCTGCTATCGCAGCCTGAATGAAATTAGTGACTGGTCGGCGCTAAGCAATATGGCAAAGCGCGAGGTGATTTTTCTGGCTAATCAGCGCTGCCGCAGCAAATACGACCTTTAG
- a CDS encoding NGG1p interacting factor NIF3, with amino-acid sequence MTSPVLKLVFFVPASHVEVVKAAVFAAGAGCQGNYEHCCWQVLGKGQFRPMAGSSPFLGELGNLESVAEYRVELLCPADCASAVKAALVAAHPFEEPAYEFLPLVQI; translated from the coding sequence ATGACGAGTCCGGTGCTTAAACTCGTATTTTTTGTGCCAGCTAGTCATGTTGAGGTGGTCAAAGCGGCCGTGTTTGCGGCGGGAGCTGGGTGTCAGGGAAATTATGAACACTGCTGTTGGCAGGTGTTGGGGAAAGGGCAATTCCGACCGATGGCCGGAAGTTCGCCGTTTTTGGGTGAGCTTGGTAATCTAGAGTCGGTCGCCGAGTATCGGGTTGAATTGCTTTGTCCTGCCGACTGCGCCAGCGCGGTGAAGGCTGCGCTCGTTGCTGCGCACCCATTTGAAGAGCCCGCTTATGAATTTTTACCGCTAGTGCAAATATAA
- a CDS encoding cytochrome C assembly family protein — translation MNLYSSIAAITLYLVAAGIQYRLINTPISYRSLAPGLMATVCHALAAFTAISTPVGMDLGVIQVLSLITWLICVITLSASLRRPLHNLLIALYPLAAISLTAELLIPGKQQFLQHQSPGVLSHILLSILAYSMLTIAAVQAIVLALQNRMLRDHRLKGLPSILPPLQTMEAMLFELIWAGFVLLSLAIITGAVYVDDILAQHLLHKTVFSVLSWVLLAILLCGRAALGWRGNIAIRWTLWAFACLLLGYLGTKIALSLIIH, via the coding sequence ATGAATCTATACAGCAGCATCGCAGCCATCACGCTCTATCTTGTTGCCGCGGGTATCCAATACCGCTTAATAAACACCCCCATAAGCTACCGCAGCCTAGCGCCGGGCTTAATGGCAACCGTCTGCCACGCCCTCGCGGCATTTACTGCCATATCCACTCCTGTCGGCATGGATCTAGGCGTTATTCAGGTGCTATCCCTTATTACATGGCTAATCTGTGTCATCACCCTCAGCGCCAGCTTGCGCCGCCCATTACACAATTTATTAATAGCCCTATACCCCCTCGCCGCCATTAGCTTAACCGCCGAACTTCTCATACCGGGTAAGCAGCAATTCTTACAACACCAAAGCCCCGGCGTATTAAGCCACATACTATTGTCCATACTCGCCTACAGTATGCTCACCATTGCCGCCGTGCAGGCCATTGTTCTCGCTTTGCAAAACCGCATGCTGCGCGACCACCGCCTGAAAGGCCTACCGAGTATTTTGCCGCCACTTCAAACCATGGAGGCGATGCTTTTTGAGCTAATTTGGGCTGGATTCGTACTGCTAAGCCTGGCCATTATTACTGGCGCCGTCTATGTAGACGACATTCTTGCCCAACACCTGCTGCACAAAACCGTGTTTTCAGTATTATCTTGGGTGCTACTTGCGATTTTATTATGCGGTCGGGCGGCCTTAGGTTGGCGCGGCAATATCGCCATACGCTGGACACTGTGGGCCTTTGCCTGCCTATTACTGGGCTACCTTGGCACCAAAATTGCGCTATCACTAATCATTCATTAA
- a CDS encoding gamma carbonic anhydrase family protein, producing MLYELGDRRVTLEGGEHFIADNATLIGSVTVGDQASIWFNVIIRGDVDDIVIGARSNIQDASVLHTDAGIPMHIGEGVTVGHKVMLHGCTIGAGSLIGINSVVLNGAKIGRGCLIGANSLVTEGMEIPDGALVMGAPAKIKRMLSPEEQAALLMSAAHYVENGQRFIAELRPQVMPEK from the coding sequence ATGTTGTATGAACTGGGTGATCGACGCGTCACTCTTGAGGGCGGCGAGCATTTTATTGCCGATAACGCGACGCTTATAGGTTCGGTCACGGTGGGTGATCAGGCGAGTATTTGGTTTAACGTGATTATTCGCGGTGATGTAGACGATATCGTGATTGGTGCCCGCAGCAATATTCAAGACGCATCTGTGTTGCATACCGATGCGGGTATCCCTATGCATATCGGTGAGGGTGTCACTGTAGGGCATAAGGTGATGCTGCACGGCTGCACCATTGGCGCCGGTAGCTTGATTGGTATTAATTCAGTGGTACTCAACGGTGCTAAGATTGGTCGGGGCTGTTTAATCGGTGCCAACTCGCTGGTAACTGAAGGTATGGAGATTCCTGATGGTGCTCTGGTCATGGGCGCGCCAGCAAAAATTAAGCGCATGCTTAGCCCTGAAGAGCAGGCAGCACTACTGATGTCTGCGGCACATTACGTGGAAAATGGTCAGCGTTTTATTGCTGAGCTTCGTCCCCAGGTGATGCCAGAGAAATGA
- a CDS encoding HlyC/CorC family transporter: MNEAPLGLLFGILAALIILSGFFSGSETGMMSLNRYRLRHRAKSGHRGAKRASKLLEEPDSLISTILIGNNLVNNLAASIATILAIRMYGDNAVVPASILLTLVFLIFAEIIPKTIAAYKSEAVAYTVSHVLLPLKSLLFPVIWMVSHVTHFVLRLTRIEKNDGSEHIGLEELRTIVGEAGHLIPKHHKGMLMNILDLEQITVDDIMIPRNEVFGIDIDANTDTIIRKLRDAEFTRIPVYQNDIDNIVGILHQRDIINSVDEQGRVQRDALLQAIRDPYFIPEGTPLNTQLFNFQKQKRRLGIVVDEYGVMQGIVTLEDLLEEIVGEFTSNLSTDTEDIIHQADGSYLVDGTTTVRDINKIMKWELPTDGPKTLNGLLLEKLESFPEASVGVSIGRYRFEIIEMKGNLIQSVRAYIKPKIRN; this comes from the coding sequence TTGAACGAGGCACCGCTGGGTCTTCTCTTTGGCATATTAGCTGCACTGATCATTCTGTCCGGATTTTTTTCCGGCTCCGAAACCGGAATGATGTCCCTCAACAGATATCGCCTGCGGCATCGTGCCAAATCAGGCCATCGCGGCGCGAAACGCGCATCCAAATTACTGGAAGAACCCGATAGCCTTATCAGCACGATCTTGATCGGCAATAATCTGGTTAACAATTTAGCGGCGTCGATCGCTACCATTCTTGCCATTCGCATGTACGGCGACAACGCGGTGGTGCCAGCATCAATACTGCTGACCTTGGTATTTTTAATATTTGCTGAAATTATCCCTAAAACCATTGCCGCCTATAAATCAGAAGCCGTTGCCTACACGGTCAGCCATGTTTTACTGCCGCTAAAATCGCTGCTATTCCCCGTCATTTGGATGGTTAGCCACGTTACCCATTTTGTCTTGCGGCTAACGCGCATTGAGAAAAACGACGGTTCAGAACATATTGGCTTAGAGGAATTGCGCACAATCGTCGGTGAAGCTGGGCATTTAATCCCCAAACACCACAAGGGGATGTTGATGAATATCCTCGACCTAGAACAGATCACCGTCGACGATATTATGATTCCGCGCAATGAAGTGTTTGGCATTGATATCGACGCCAACACCGACACCATTATCCGCAAACTGCGCGATGCCGAGTTCACCCGCATACCCGTTTACCAAAACGACATCGACAATATTGTTGGCATCCTCCATCAACGCGACATTATCAATAGCGTCGATGAACAGGGTCGCGTGCAGCGCGACGCTCTACTGCAAGCTATACGGGACCCCTATTTCATTCCCGAAGGCACGCCGCTCAACACCCAGCTATTTAACTTTCAGAAACAAAAACGCCGACTCGGCATAGTGGTCGATGAATACGGCGTTATGCAGGGCATAGTCACTCTTGAAGACTTGTTGGAAGAGATCGTTGGCGAGTTTACCTCCAATTTAAGCACCGACACTGAAGACATAATTCATCAAGCCGACGGCAGCTATTTAGTTGATGGCACTACCACAGTTCGCGATATTAATAAGATTATGAAATGGGAATTACCCACCGACGGCCCCAAAACCCTCAATGGCCTTTTACTCGAAAAATTAGAGTCATTTCCGGAAGCCTCAGTCGGCGTATCAATAGGCCGCTACCGCTTTGAAATTATCGAAATGAAAGGCAATCTTATTCAATCAGTTCGCGCTTATATTAAGCCCAAAATACGCAACTAA